Genomic segment of Shewanella sp. OMA3-2:
TGGCTAAATTAACCTGGGCTGTGCCTAATGACATCATGTTTTCATTGTAATGAACCCGTTTTAACCGCTGATAAATTTACCACAATCATCGACGGGCAAGCACAATTGATGTGTTGCCCTGGTTGTCAGGCCGTTTCTCAAGCGATTATCGATGCAGGATTAATTAACTATTATCGCTTTAGAAGCGAGCCTGGTAATAAGCAAAGTGCACTGATCCCCGATGGATTAAATCAGTTTAGTGCTTATGATTTACCTGAAGTACAGCAAGATTTAGTACACCAACAAGGTACGCTTAAAAGCTTGTCTTTATCTATTGATGGTATAACGTGCGCCGCGTGTGCCTGGTTAATTGAGCATAAAGTTAAAACTTTATCAGGTGTTGCCAGCATTAATGTTAACTCAACGACTCAACGTGCCATTGTCGCTTGGCATTCTGATGATGTAGCGTTAAGTCAAATATTAAAACAAATCAGTGATATTGGTTATCAAGCCGCGCCTTATCAAGTAGATGACCAAGAAAAACTCAGTAAAGCTGAAAGCAGAAAGTTTTTACTGCGTTTAGGTTTAGCGGGTTTTGCTACCATGCAGGTCATGATGTTTGCCCTCGCCTTATATTCAGGCTATTTTTCCGCTTTAGACATAGAACTTAGAGACTATTTCAGATGGGTAAGCATGATATTCGCCGCACCAGTAGTGTTTTATTCTGCGCAACCTTTTTATTTTAGCGCTATTCGCAGCCTACTTTTAGGTAAGTTGAATATGGACTTATCTGTGTCGATTGCCATTGCAGGTGCTTATATAGCGAGTTGTATTGCAACGGTTAATGGCAATGGCGAAGTCTATTTTGAATCTGTTTCTATGTTTACTTTCTTTTTGTTATTGGGGCGCTACTTCGAGCAGCAAGCAAAACAAAAAGCCTCTGTGAGTTCAAGTAACTTACATAAGCTGGTTCCTGTTACTGCACATATTATGCAAGACGGACAAGCCATAGAAGTTGCCGCTAAAAGGCTAAAAATAGGTGATATTATTTTAGTTCGCCCTGGTGATATAGTTGCAGCAGATGGCATAGTTATCAAAGGTTTATCAAGTCTTAATGAATCTATGCTCACTGGTGAGCAAATGCCAGTGCTGAAGCAAACTAATCAAGCAGTTTATGCAGGAACAATTAATGTCGACCAACCACTTGAAGTAGAAGTCACCGCTTTAGGCCAAGATCAATTAGTTGCTGAAATTATCCGCTTACAAGAATTTGCTTCAAATAATAAGCCCAATATAGCTTTATTAGCCGATAGATTAGCCCGTTATTTCTCTGCCACTATTTTAACTATTGCTACCCTCACCTATTTTATTTGGCTACAAATTTCCCCTGAAGATGCATTTTGGGTCACTCTATCAGTTTTAGTTGCTACCTGCCCATGTGCCCTTGCACTAGCCACTCCAACAGCGGTGACGTGCGCCACAGCCATTTTCACTAAATTAGGTATTATTACTCGAAAGTCAGGCGTGTTTGAAAAGCTGCCTAACATCAATCATGTGGTATTTGACAAAACAGGCACATTGACATGCGGTAAGTTGTCATTGGGCACAGTACAATTATTTGCAGATATTGATCAAAGCACCGCTTTATCTTTAGCCGCTAATTTAGAGCAAGGTTCATTGCACCCTATTGCGCAGGTGTTTATTCCTTACCATGATCTCAATCAAGCCATCGATGATGTACGTCATGAAGTGAGCCAAGGGGTTCAAGGGTATTTTAAAGGTAAAATCATTAAGCTAGGGTCACTAGCTTTTTGTTTGCAGCAATCTGAACGTCTGTCTAAACATAAAAATATTGAGCATCAACATGTTTATTTAAGCATTGCTAATGTGTTGGTCGCTTCATTTGAATTGATTGATGACATTAGACCTGACAGTCAAACAGTGATCCAAACTTTAAGAAATCAATCAATAGGCGTCAGTATGGCGACAGGTGACAGTTCTGGTCATGCTAACTTCTTAGCCCAACGGCTTAATATTACTGATGTGCACTCAGGCTTAAGTCCACAATCAAAGCTAGACCTGATAAACCAGTTACAGCAAACCAAACAAGTTGCCATGTTTGGTGATGGTGTAAACGATGCACCTGTGCTAGCGGGTGCGAATATTTCGGTCGCTATGGGGAGCGGCAGTGCTATAGCTAAAAACAGTGCCGATCTTATTTTACTTGGTGATCATCTTTCGCGCTTCAATGATGCGATTACAGTATCCAAATATGCTAATAGAATTATTAAACAAAACTTAGCTTGGGCTTTTGGATATAATGTGATTATTTTACCGCTAGCGGTAACCGGACATGTCGTGCCTTACATAGCTGCCATTGGCATGTCGGTAAGTTCTATCATTGTTGTCAGTAACAGTTTACGACTGCTAAGGCTTAAATTATGAGTATTATTTACGTATTAATTCCAATCGCGATGTTATTTGTATTAATCGCAGTCATTGTATTTTTCTGGGCTGTTAAAAGTGAGCAATTCGATGACTTGGACAGACAAAGCGTGTCGATTCTATTTGACGATGATAGCCAACAACAGGCTAAATCATTATCGAGCTCAGGTGATGCAAAGTGTACCAGCAGTGATAAAAAGTCTGAGACACCTTTGTGATTGAATTTAACTTTGTCGGTGCTTTTCTAGTCGGCTTGATGGGCGCAGCACATTGTTTTGGCATGTGTGGTGGCTTGATAGGCGCATTTTCCGCTAACCTTCCTAATCGTGCAGGGAATCAGCTTGCGCATCAATTAAGTTTTTTACTCAGTTATAATCTTGGTCGCATAACAAGCTACACCCTTGCAGGATGTATCGTTGGCGGTAGCACTGCGGCACTTGGGGCTATGTTTGCTGTAGATGACTATCTTTTATATTTACGTTTTTTTGCCGGCATTATGATGATCATCACCGGTTTATACATTGCTCAAATTTGGTTTGGGATTGTTTATATTGAAAGAATAGGTAAAGGTTTATGGAAACTAATACAACCTTTAACGAAACGTA
This window contains:
- a CDS encoding heavy metal translocating P-type ATPase; translation: MTSCFHCNEPVLTADKFTTIIDGQAQLMCCPGCQAVSQAIIDAGLINYYRFRSEPGNKQSALIPDGLNQFSAYDLPEVQQDLVHQQGTLKSLSLSIDGITCAACAWLIEHKVKTLSGVASINVNSTTQRAIVAWHSDDVALSQILKQISDIGYQAAPYQVDDQEKLSKAESRKFLLRLGLAGFATMQVMMFALALYSGYFSALDIELRDYFRWVSMIFAAPVVFYSAQPFYFSAIRSLLLGKLNMDLSVSIAIAGAYIASCIATVNGNGEVYFESVSMFTFFLLLGRYFEQQAKQKASVSSSNLHKLVPVTAHIMQDGQAIEVAAKRLKIGDIILVRPGDIVAADGIVIKGLSSLNESMLTGEQMPVLKQTNQAVYAGTINVDQPLEVEVTALGQDQLVAEIIRLQEFASNNKPNIALLADRLARYFSATILTIATLTYFIWLQISPEDAFWVTLSVLVATCPCALALATPTAVTCATAIFTKLGIITRKSGVFEKLPNINHVVFDKTGTLTCGKLSLGTVQLFADIDQSTALSLAANLEQGSLHPIAQVFIPYHDLNQAIDDVRHEVSQGVQGYFKGKIIKLGSLAFCLQQSERLSKHKNIEHQHVYLSIANVLVASFELIDDIRPDSQTVIQTLRNQSIGVSMATGDSSGHANFLAQRLNITDVHSGLSPQSKLDLINQLQQTKQVAMFGDGVNDAPVLAGANISVAMGSGSAIAKNSADLILLGDHLSRFNDAITVSKYANRIIKQNLAWAFGYNVIILPLAVTGHVVPYIAAIGMSVSSIIVVSNSLRLLRLKL
- the ccoS gene encoding cbb3-type cytochrome oxidase assembly protein CcoS codes for the protein MSIIYVLIPIAMLFVLIAVIVFFWAVKSEQFDDLDRQSVSILFDDDSQQQAKSLSSSGDAKCTSSDKKSETPL
- a CDS encoding sulfite exporter TauE/SafE family protein, encoding MIEFNFVGAFLVGLMGAAHCFGMCGGLIGAFSANLPNRAGNQLAHQLSFLLSYNLGRITSYTLAGCIVGGSTAALGAMFAVDDYLLYLRFFAGIMMIITGLYIAQIWFGIVYIERIGKGLWKLIQPLTKRILPIQHPSQAILAGMVWGWLPCGLVYSTLTWSVASGSALQGGLIMLSFGLGTLPALLMAGLAAKKLATWVQKKSVRIISGLLLISFGLQTIYVAIYQL